A section of the Paenibacillus odorifer genome encodes:
- a CDS encoding Ger(x)C family spore germination protein, with translation MFRQQVIRLLLVFMILLTQSGCWSSKEIEDLSVYTGLALDKGEPQTVEKKFEELGGSYLKHNKLTATVQIVPENVIGNSGKEGETPKTHFHNISESGDSLLEVFRQISIRKNRPIIGHHLKVVVISEKLIQEEKIRRLMDFLLRDNDIRPSCLIFLSQGRASDTLNTTAEEVPSFRLEDMVHNHFRTSKVMKGITLSNLDALMYSKQSFVLQNVIEANGEVEFSGAGIIKGDTGYWIGNLNQQDVESIAWIKGDVKGGSIKTYDQSNEAITYEIKSVKSKITLKETADEKFSFHVAIESDGRLIEHWDDNEHSAEVAYFKELEKIFEERLTEKINALIHKMHSTYKVDVAGFGNWFSIEKPQVWKKVKDHWDEEFIRMPLTFDVKLKITDFGSTTE, from the coding sequence ATGTTTAGACAGCAGGTTATTCGCTTACTATTGGTATTTATGATTCTGCTTACGCAGTCCGGCTGCTGGAGCAGTAAGGAAATTGAAGACTTGAGTGTTTATACGGGATTGGCGCTTGACAAGGGGGAACCTCAAACAGTCGAAAAGAAATTTGAGGAACTCGGAGGAAGTTACCTTAAGCATAATAAATTGACGGCTACGGTACAAATTGTGCCTGAAAATGTAATTGGAAACTCCGGCAAAGAAGGTGAAACACCCAAAACTCATTTCCATAATATTTCAGAGTCTGGAGATTCCCTGCTTGAAGTATTCCGCCAGATTTCGATCCGCAAGAACCGTCCGATTATAGGCCATCACCTCAAGGTTGTTGTCATATCCGAGAAATTGATACAAGAGGAGAAAATCCGACGGCTAATGGACTTTCTGTTGCGTGATAACGATATTCGCCCTAGCTGCCTCATCTTTCTTAGCCAAGGACGTGCGTCTGATACGCTAAACACGACAGCAGAGGAGGTTCCTTCTTTTCGTCTGGAGGACATGGTCCATAACCACTTCAGGACTAGTAAAGTTATGAAGGGCATAACATTGTCGAATCTAGATGCATTGATGTATTCGAAGCAAAGCTTTGTTTTGCAGAACGTTATTGAGGCAAATGGTGAGGTGGAGTTTTCCGGTGCCGGTATTATCAAGGGAGACACAGGATATTGGATCGGCAATCTGAACCAACAGGATGTGGAGAGTATTGCCTGGATCAAAGGCGATGTTAAAGGCGGGAGCATCAAAACATATGATCAGTCAAACGAAGCAATTACTTATGAGATTAAATCAGTCAAGAGCAAGATTACACTGAAGGAGACTGCTGATGAGAAGTTTTCCTTTCATGTTGCGATTGAGTCTGATGGACGTCTTATTGAGCATTGGGATGATAATGAGCATTCCGCGGAAGTTGCCTATTTCAAAGAATTGGAGAAGATATTCGAGGAGAGATTGACCGAAAAAATTAATGCTCTTATTCACAAAATGCATTCCACCTATAAAGTAGATGTGGCAGGGTTCGGAAATTGGTTCAGCATAGAAAAACCGCAGGTTTGGAAAAAGGTCAAGGATCATTGGGACGAGGAATTTATTCGGATGCCATTAACCTTTGATGTAAAGCTTAAAATCACCGATTTTGGTTCCACGACTGAATGA
- a CDS encoding MFS transporter, translating to MTLLRNPKQRKLLFSAGLSWMFDAMDVGMISFVVAALAKDWNLGPEQIGILTSINSVGMAVGAAAAGILADRFGRKPVLLWTLLIFSAASGLSAFATGFAILCVLRFIAGFGLGGELPVASTLVSESMPAQERGRAVVLLESFWAVGWIASALIAFFIIPDYGWRIAFGIGAVPALYALYLRRAIDDSPKFAEIKKAPVSLKKRIATVWSPEYRRSTIMLWILWFTVVFSYYGMFLWLPTVMVLKGFSLVKSFEYVLIMTLAQLPGYFTAAYFIEKFGRKFVLVIYMLFTAVSAAWFGNATTEGMLMAAGICLSFFNLGAWGGMYAYTPELYPTAIRSTGAGLATSFGRIGGIIAPLLVGVLVGKSMAIGSIFMLFFVTIVIGALAVLFLGKETKGTELL from the coding sequence ATGACACTGCTGCGGAATCCGAAACAAAGGAAATTACTCTTCAGCGCTGGCTTGAGCTGGATGTTCGATGCGATGGACGTCGGAATGATTTCTTTTGTTGTAGCAGCTTTAGCTAAGGATTGGAATCTGGGACCGGAGCAGATCGGTATATTGACTAGTATTAATTCCGTCGGTATGGCTGTAGGTGCTGCAGCGGCAGGGATATTAGCAGACCGCTTTGGTCGTAAACCGGTATTGCTGTGGACACTCCTTATTTTCTCGGCGGCAAGCGGATTATCTGCATTTGCAACAGGCTTTGCGATCCTCTGTGTGCTTCGTTTTATTGCTGGGTTTGGTCTTGGCGGAGAGCTGCCTGTCGCTTCTACCTTGGTCTCAGAGAGCATGCCTGCTCAGGAGAGAGGCCGTGCGGTTGTGCTTTTGGAGAGCTTTTGGGCAGTCGGTTGGATTGCATCTGCATTAATCGCGTTCTTCATTATCCCTGATTATGGCTGGCGTATAGCTTTCGGAATTGGGGCTGTACCTGCACTCTACGCTTTATATCTAAGACGGGCGATTGATGATTCACCGAAATTTGCTGAGATTAAAAAGGCACCCGTTTCCTTAAAGAAACGAATCGCTACCGTATGGTCGCCAGAATATCGCCGTTCTACAATTATGTTGTGGATTTTATGGTTTACGGTGGTGTTCTCGTATTATGGCATGTTTCTATGGCTGCCTACAGTTATGGTACTTAAAGGCTTCAGCTTGGTCAAAAGCTTCGAGTATGTGCTTATTATGACGCTCGCTCAGCTGCCTGGATATTTTACTGCCGCTTACTTTATTGAAAAGTTCGGACGTAAATTTGTCCTAGTCATCTATATGCTGTTCACTGCGGTTAGCGCTGCATGGTTCGGAAATGCGACTACTGAAGGAATGCTGATGGCTGCCGGAATTTGTTTATCCTTCTTCAATCTTGGCGCTTGGGGTGGCATGTACGCTTATACGCCAGAGCTGTACCCAACGGCTATTCGTTCCACAGGTGCTGGTTTAGCAACGTCCTTTGGCCGGATTGGGGGCATTATCGCACCTTTGCTGGTAGGGGTTCTAGTAGGTAAATCTATGGCGATTGGCTCGATCTTTATGTTATTTTTTGTAACGATTGTTATCGGTGCATTAGCGGTATTGTTCCTTGGCAAAGAAACAAAGGGAACCGAGCTTCTCTAA
- a CDS encoding ATP-binding protein: MSELKIPKRMTTALVNSLTAGVVPRIGLEHIAVGRRPEIEAILRDMENIAEGGAAFKLITGKFGSGKSFLLQMIRNYAMDRDFVVADADLSPERRLVGTKGQGLATYRELMSHLSTRTRPDGGALEIILQKWIITLQQSVMQEKEYGPDHPQLGEEVEKRIYAVASEMRGLVHGFDFAKVLASYWNAHKLADDDQKQDSLRWLRGEFATRTEARKALGVGVIIDDDNWYDYMKLWAEFTAAIGYKGLLLFIDEGVNLYKITNSISRQSNYEKLLTMFNDTMQGKAENLGIFIGGTPQFVEDGRRGLFSYEALRSRLVAGRYGAAGLNNYTGPIIALDMLSHEEILVLLQKLKGIHALHYGYEARLSQEQLVHFMEEAVGRLGAEELLTPREVVRDFMDLLHTLHQHPEITFEQLVGEKTAKPAETEQNELDGFLAEFEL; this comes from the coding sequence ATGAGTGAATTAAAAATACCTAAACGAATGACAACTGCGCTAGTCAATTCGTTGACGGCTGGTGTTGTTCCGCGTATCGGACTAGAGCATATAGCCGTTGGCCGCCGGCCGGAGATTGAAGCCATATTAAGAGATATGGAGAACATTGCAGAGGGTGGGGCAGCTTTTAAGCTGATTACAGGCAAATTCGGCAGCGGCAAAAGCTTTCTGCTTCAGATGATCCGTAATTACGCTATGGATCGTGATTTTGTAGTAGCAGATGCTGACCTCTCCCCTGAGCGCAGATTAGTGGGAACCAAAGGACAAGGCCTAGCGACTTACCGGGAGCTAATGAGCCATTTATCGACCCGCACACGTCCAGATGGTGGAGCGTTGGAGATCATCCTGCAAAAATGGATTATTACGCTACAGCAGTCCGTGATGCAGGAGAAGGAATATGGACCTGATCACCCTCAGCTTGGTGAAGAAGTAGAGAAGCGAATTTACGCTGTAGCCTCTGAAATGCGTGGTTTGGTACATGGTTTTGATTTTGCCAAAGTACTCGCCTCTTATTGGAATGCACACAAGCTGGCTGATGATGACCAGAAACAGGATTCGCTTCGCTGGTTGCGTGGAGAATTTGCAACTCGGACAGAAGCCCGCAAAGCGCTTGGAGTTGGCGTGATTATTGATGATGATAATTGGTATGACTATATGAAGCTTTGGGCGGAATTTACCGCGGCTATTGGCTATAAAGGTCTGCTGCTGTTTATTGATGAAGGTGTCAATCTCTATAAAATTACGAACAGTATTTCCCGCCAGAGCAACTATGAAAAGCTGCTTACCATGTTCAATGATACGATGCAGGGGAAGGCAGAGAACCTTGGGATTTTTATAGGGGGAACACCGCAATTTGTGGAAGATGGACGGCGCGGATTATTTAGTTATGAGGCACTGCGATCGAGATTGGTTGCAGGCCGGTACGGGGCGGCGGGTCTGAACAATTATACTGGACCTATCATTGCACTGGACATGTTATCACACGAGGAAATTCTGGTACTGCTGCAAAAGCTTAAAGGGATTCACGCCCTACATTATGGTTATGAAGCGCGTTTATCACAGGAACAATTGGTTCATTTTATGGAGGAAGCGGTTGGAAGATTAGGGGCTGAGGAACTCTTGACTCCACGGGAGGTAGTTCGTGATTTCATGGATCTGCTGCATACGCTCCACCAGCATCCGGAGATTACTTTTGAACAGCTAGTGGGCGAAAAAACAGCTAAGCCAGCTGAGACCGAGCAAAATGAACTGGATGGGTTCTTAGCGGAGTTTGAATTATGA
- a CDS encoding TerB N-terminal domain-containing protein — MSNDRKQPHFTELVWESTEQNVPIPPRNSPEPLLSKSSSTNRGKTNSSPEPSLQLQLWDTEMETPEPVTTTEGQFVTRAKELVDKTEDSALFVPFKSYWPTYGHMTGTQSRWYFYWRNEVRQGRYLKTDLSYIFLHVYELINGVGWTDPYDGYRQLNQIWEAYRESYKRLDQYLGGWIADFSFVHHLDVPLSIIVARSRGLAGDLAELELMRGLTAAPEQLTFAVLTAMSDYDISKSKFYIGEGKEALEQYIPQVVALINAYVTRKHGSNLVEMFPPGPAVMRERYLFRSAVYDISLYGYSVLIPVVRISKSPPLRSLITRLFRLTENKLRELMGYRGRLKGVNVDADMDDLITRFLKREYLKETQEDKGPAVVIDPEKLERLQSDSEIVRTMLTVENMDEQEDYEDSEIDVTIDEIGPIKDSKEELLPVDVIEEAQVVNIGSEAEQFANALNPLQREALLALLDEDGSQSMLKLAAANGTMSELLIDEINEIAMNILGDLIIEGEDIVEEYISMLRNI, encoded by the coding sequence ATGAGTAATGATAGGAAGCAGCCGCATTTCACAGAATTAGTCTGGGAAAGTACGGAACAAAATGTACCGATTCCGCCGCGAAATTCCCCTGAACCGCTGTTGTCTAAGTCATCTTCAACGAATAGAGGCAAAACGAATTCATCCCCTGAACCATCATTACAGCTGCAGCTTTGGGATACAGAGATGGAAACACCGGAGCCTGTGACTACCACCGAAGGGCAGTTCGTAACAAGAGCGAAGGAATTGGTTGATAAAACTGAGGATTCAGCGCTATTTGTTCCTTTTAAGAGTTACTGGCCTACATATGGCCATATGACAGGCACGCAGAGCAGATGGTATTTCTATTGGCGGAATGAAGTTAGACAAGGCAGATATCTGAAAACAGATCTTTCTTATATTTTTCTGCATGTATATGAGCTTATTAATGGTGTGGGGTGGACTGATCCTTATGATGGCTATAGGCAGCTAAATCAGATCTGGGAAGCTTACCGGGAAAGTTATAAACGCTTGGATCAATATCTTGGCGGCTGGATCGCGGACTTCTCTTTTGTACATCACTTGGATGTCCCGCTTTCTATCATTGTGGCTCGTTCACGTGGTCTTGCAGGAGATCTGGCGGAACTTGAATTAATGAGAGGCTTGACCGCAGCGCCTGAGCAACTAACCTTTGCAGTATTAACGGCAATGTCGGACTATGATATTAGTAAATCCAAGTTCTACATCGGAGAAGGCAAAGAAGCTCTTGAACAATACATTCCGCAGGTCGTGGCGTTAATCAATGCTTATGTCACCCGGAAACACGGCTCCAATCTAGTTGAAATGTTTCCACCTGGACCAGCGGTGATGCGGGAGCGTTATTTATTCCGAAGTGCCGTATATGACATTTCATTATATGGCTATTCTGTTCTTATACCGGTTGTACGTATTAGTAAATCTCCACCACTTCGCAGTCTGATTACCAGGCTATTTCGTCTGACTGAGAATAAACTACGGGAACTGATGGGCTACCGCGGACGACTTAAAGGTGTTAATGTGGATGCCGATATGGACGATTTGATCACTCGTTTTCTAAAGCGTGAGTACCTTAAAGAGACGCAGGAAGACAAGGGACCGGCAGTCGTCATAGATCCGGAGAAGCTAGAACGCCTGCAAAGTGATTCTGAAATTGTACGGACGATGCTTACGGTTGAGAATATGGACGAGCAGGAAGATTACGAGGATAGCGAGATCGATGTAACTATCGATGAAATCGGTCCAATAAAAGACAGCAAGGAAGAATTGTTGCCTGTAGATGTGATTGAAGAAGCTCAAGTGGTTAACATAGGGTCGGAGGCAGAACAGTTTGCCAATGCTTTAAATCCACTACAACGGGAAGCACTGCTTGCTCTTTTGGATGAGGATGGAAGTCAATCTATGCTGAAGCTGGCTGCTGCCAATGGCACGATGTCAGAGCTTTTAATTGATGAGATTAATGAAATCGCAATGAATATTCTCGGTGATCTGATCATTGAGGGGGAAGACATTGTTGAGGAATATATCTCTATGCTGCGCAATATTTAA
- a CDS encoding GerAB/ArcD/ProY family transporter, producing MFKRTDDKITTSQASIILTNSMLGAGILTLPRNVVKAVQTPDAWISVVLGGITVSLVILVMVKLSQQFPGKTVFQYSKRIVGNIPGSVMSTILILYFIVIAGFEIRVLAEVTLFFLLEGTPIWAIVMPFIWVGTYLVYGGINSMARVFQIVFPISIFILIICYILSTRIFDIQHLRPFLSEGMIPVIRGMKSSILIFTGCEVVMTMTAFMEHPQQAVKGMLVGLSIPFVLYLVTVVMVIGGLSINSVISSTWPTIDLVRSFEISGFFFERFEFPLLVIWLMQMFCNFCSFFFNASLGISQVFHLKIHPVMFALMPIIFICTMIPQRINDVFSLGDAIGYMGVLIFILLPLLLSIVLIIRKKGLKQNV from the coding sequence GTGTTCAAACGAACTGATGACAAGATCACAACCTCGCAGGCTTCCATAATCTTGACCAATTCAATGCTAGGTGCGGGAATTTTGACTTTGCCCAGAAATGTTGTTAAGGCTGTACAGACTCCCGATGCCTGGATTTCAGTAGTGCTGGGAGGTATCACCGTATCTTTGGTGATATTGGTTATGGTGAAGCTTAGCCAGCAATTTCCAGGGAAGACTGTCTTTCAGTATTCTAAAAGAATTGTTGGGAATATTCCAGGCAGTGTAATGAGTACAATATTGATTCTGTACTTTATTGTGATAGCGGGTTTCGAAATCCGCGTTTTGGCGGAAGTAACATTGTTTTTTCTTCTGGAAGGGACACCGATCTGGGCGATTGTGATGCCGTTCATCTGGGTGGGCACTTATTTGGTGTATGGTGGGATTAATTCCATGGCCCGCGTGTTTCAGATTGTATTTCCGATCAGTATTTTTATCCTGATAATTTGTTATATCTTAAGTACCAGAATATTTGATATCCAGCATTTGCGTCCTTTTCTGAGTGAAGGTATGATCCCGGTGATCCGAGGCATGAAGTCGAGCATCCTGATCTTTACCGGTTGTGAGGTTGTGATGACAATGACGGCCTTTATGGAGCATCCACAGCAAGCAGTCAAGGGAATGTTGGTTGGTTTAAGCATACCATTTGTATTATATTTGGTTACTGTTGTAATGGTTATCGGCGGCTTATCTATTAATTCTGTAATCTCCAGCACCTGGCCGACGATAGATTTGGTGCGGAGCTTTGAAATTTCAGGGTTCTTTTTTGAACGATTTGAATTTCCGTTGCTGGTTATCTGGCTGATGCAGATGTTCTGCAATTTTTGCAGCTTTTTCTTTAATGCGTCACTCGGAATCTCCCAGGTGTTTCACCTAAAGATCCATCCGGTTATGTTCGCTTTAATGCCCATCATCTTCATCTGCACGATGATCCCTCAACGCATCAATGATGTCTTCAGTCTTGGTGATGCGATTGGCTATATGGGTGTGCTGATCTTTATATTGCTGCCACTGTTATTGTCGATTGTATTAATCATTAGGAAGAAAGGACTCAAGCAGAATGTTTAG
- a CDS encoding DUF4190 domain-containing protein, producing MSYPPNDNLNYYQPPPPPAPTNGKSIAGFVLGILSIVVPYIGFLLGIIAIILSALSLKEIRNRYEQGKGLAIAGLVCGIVGTLMYAIIILFVVVFVFAASTY from the coding sequence ATGAGCTATCCACCAAACGACAATTTGAACTATTATCAGCCTCCACCCCCTCCGGCACCAACGAATGGCAAATCAATCGCTGGTTTTGTCTTGGGAATCCTCTCCATTGTTGTGCCTTATATTGGTTTTCTGTTAGGAATTATTGCGATTATTCTATCCGCCTTATCGCTGAAGGAAATCCGTAATCGTTATGAACAAGGCAAAGGCTTAGCGATTGCAGGTCTGGTATGTGGAATTGTGGGCACGCTGATGTACGCAATTATTATATTATTCGTCGTTGTGTTTGTTTTTGCAGCTTCTACTTACTAA
- a CDS encoding DEAD/DEAH box helicase has product MSDNPFYRLAPFIKEFIYKNRWETLREAQVDACRVLFDTPHHLLIASGTASGKTEAAFFPALTELYERPSGSVGILYIAPLKALINDQFTRLNDLLREGNIPVWHWHGDVPQADKTKLVQNPSGVLQITPESLEGLLMNRPNAIPALFHDLRFIVIDEVHAFMGADRGIQVLSQLARISRMAGCHPRRIGLSATLSDYASVTEWLAAGTRESVEVSAPQGGRKLRLSVEHFSFPDARDEVQAEHLERAKQSYYDFIYDHTHLKKALIFTNSRSDAETATLEMRRTAAKRGERDVFHVHHGSISAMLREETEAALRQGTGPAVAAATLTLELGIDLGELERVLQVGAPYSCASFVQRLGRSGRRGDAASEMIFVTPEEEDEEAQLPARMPWTLLRAIAVIELYVREKWVEPLVVRQLPVGLLYHQTMSILKSMGEAEPDDLKEAVLSLPSFKTIDPTDYDIFMTYMLGMGQIEKMDEGSLIIGMAGEKIVNNFRFYAVFKDDEEHVVYNGTEEIGSITTVPPPGYCFTLAGKLWKVEEVDNRHKAVYVKTSRGKVDTLWLGAGGDVHTRIMNKIREILGATSLYPYLAPSAAARLERARRLAKESGMLVRSVMPAGGDSMFILPWAGSRQFRTLERLLKNNLKSPLGLRSIVPMEPYYMVVAGKTDAETLEAEIIAESMAATDPLSLLSPDEAPYLGKYDEFIPHELLRKAFSLDGLDVPGLIEVLKQWQ; this is encoded by the coding sequence ATGAGTGATAATCCGTTCTATAGGCTGGCACCCTTCATTAAAGAGTTTATTTATAAGAACCGCTGGGAGACTTTGCGTGAGGCACAGGTGGATGCCTGCCGTGTGCTTTTTGATACCCCGCATCATCTGCTGATTGCCTCAGGTACCGCTTCAGGTAAGACAGAGGCAGCTTTTTTCCCTGCGCTTACTGAGCTGTATGAACGTCCTTCCGGTTCGGTTGGCATTTTGTATATCGCCCCTTTGAAAGCTTTGATCAACGATCAATTTACACGTTTGAATGATTTGCTTCGCGAAGGCAACATTCCGGTGTGGCACTGGCATGGAGATGTACCACAAGCTGATAAAACAAAACTGGTGCAGAATCCTTCAGGCGTGCTGCAAATCACCCCTGAATCGCTTGAAGGATTGTTGATGAACCGCCCGAATGCTATTCCAGCGTTGTTCCATGATCTACGTTTTATTGTCATTGACGAGGTGCATGCCTTTATGGGAGCTGACCGGGGGATCCAGGTGTTAAGCCAGCTGGCGAGAATTTCACGAATGGCGGGATGCCATCCTCGCAGAATCGGTCTATCTGCTACGCTGAGCGACTACGCTTCTGTCACGGAGTGGCTAGCGGCAGGCACACGGGAGAGCGTTGAAGTGTCCGCTCCACAAGGCGGGCGTAAGCTCAGGTTAAGTGTGGAGCATTTCTCTTTCCCGGATGCACGGGATGAGGTGCAGGCGGAGCATTTAGAACGTGCGAAGCAGTCTTATTACGATTTTATTTATGATCATACGCATCTGAAGAAGGCGTTGATCTTCACCAACAGCCGCTCAGATGCGGAGACGGCGACCCTAGAGATGCGGAGAACGGCCGCGAAGCGTGGTGAACGGGATGTGTTTCACGTTCACCATGGCAGCATCTCCGCGATGCTGCGTGAAGAGACGGAAGCCGCGCTGCGGCAAGGCACCGGACCGGCTGTTGCCGCAGCGACGTTGACGCTGGAGCTGGGCATTGATCTGGGCGAGCTGGAGCGAGTGCTACAGGTCGGCGCTCCCTATAGCTGTGCTAGCTTTGTGCAGCGGTTAGGCCGCTCGGGCAGGCGTGGAGACGCTGCATCCGAGATGATCTTTGTCACGCCCGAGGAAGAGGACGAGGAAGCTCAGCTTCCGGCGCGGATGCCGTGGACACTGCTTCGAGCGATAGCGGTTATTGAGCTATATGTGCGCGAGAAATGGGTTGAACCCCTGGTCGTGCGTCAGCTGCCAGTTGGACTGCTATACCATCAGACGATGAGCATTTTGAAAAGTATGGGTGAGGCCGAACCGGATGATTTAAAAGAAGCGGTTCTGAGTTTGCCTTCGTTTAAAACCATAGATCCTACTGATTATGATATTTTCATGACCTATATGTTAGGCATGGGACAAATTGAGAAGATGGACGAAGGCAGCTTGATCATCGGGATGGCGGGAGAGAAGATCGTGAATAACTTCCGCTTCTACGCGGTCTTCAAAGATGATGAAGAGCATGTGGTCTATAACGGAACTGAGGAAATCGGATCGATCACAACGGTTCCACCACCAGGCTACTGTTTTACTCTGGCAGGTAAGCTTTGGAAGGTAGAAGAGGTGGATAATCGCCATAAAGCCGTTTATGTGAAAACCTCACGCGGCAAAGTAGATACGTTGTGGCTTGGTGCGGGTGGGGATGTACATACACGCATCATGAACAAGATCCGTGAAATCTTAGGAGCCACTTCATTGTATCCGTATTTAGCTCCGAGTGCCGCTGCGCGGCTCGAACGAGCTCGTCGTTTAGCGAAGGAAAGCGGAATGCTTGTGCGATCCGTTATGCCGGCGGGTGGAGATTCTATGTTCATTCTGCCCTGGGCGGGCAGTCGACAATTCCGCACGCTGGAGCGCCTTCTGAAGAACAATCTGAAGAGCCCTCTGGGACTGCGTTCTATCGTTCCGATGGAACCTTATTATATGGTTGTTGCGGGTAAAACTGATGCAGAAACGCTGGAAGCAGAGATCATTGCCGAAAGTATGGCTGCCACAGATCCATTATCATTGTTATCACCAGATGAAGCACCCTACCTCGGAAAATACGATGAGTTCATCCCGCATGAGCTGCTGCGCAAAGCTTTTTCCTTGGATGGATTAGATGTCCCGGGTTTGATTGAAGTTTTAAAGCAGTGGCAGTAA
- a CDS encoding spore germination protein, which produces MWPKIVSYIPDWTIFMQAAITLLFPVGIFYLYRHLYFYVGSGRSKETEAKSQDAELKKNDNREVNPQPPVSTAFTQDYDADLTAIKTALGENSDVHFREFSVKGIQARAALVYVEGMQHEELINQQVLQNLMFAGETQASEGIYNYLKQNMLPLAQLSEAKDLDQLQEFVLFGYTALIVEGMCEMLLVGSPHGAVRSITEPTSEALLRGPRIGFTEVLSENTSMLRRQGLNKNLEMKMVEVGSEIKKNLVIAYMKNIVNPDLLQEVKERISKIDMDFILESGYVEQLIEDDYLSPFQQTQNTERPDRVIASLLEGRVAILLDGTPFALVVPVTFSMLLQSPEDYYERWIPGTLLRILRFCASFLALLAPALYISFISFHPGLIPTQLAISIIETRQGVPFPALIEVLILEISIEILREAGIRLPKPIGPAMGIVGGLIIGDAAVQAGIVSPFLVIVVAVTAISSFSIPMYSAGITLRILRFAGMLFAAVLGMFGTILFFLLICSHLTRLSSFGVPYVTPISPFRLSDWKDLFVRAPLSIMKRRPEMLKTQKKKRRS; this is translated from the coding sequence ATGTGGCCTAAAATAGTCTCTTATATTCCGGACTGGACAATTTTTATGCAGGCGGCGATTACGCTGCTCTTTCCCGTAGGGATTTTTTATCTTTACAGGCATTTGTATTTTTATGTTGGAAGCGGACGCTCTAAGGAAACAGAGGCCAAATCACAGGATGCGGAACTGAAGAAGAATGACAATCGGGAAGTAAATCCGCAGCCTCCTGTGTCTACTGCTTTTACTCAGGACTATGATGCCGATCTGACAGCGATAAAAACGGCATTGGGGGAGAACAGTGATGTACATTTTCGTGAATTCTCAGTTAAAGGTATTCAGGCACGTGCCGCATTAGTCTATGTAGAGGGGATGCAGCACGAAGAACTGATCAATCAGCAGGTGCTGCAGAATTTGATGTTTGCCGGCGAAACGCAAGCTTCAGAAGGAATATACAACTACTTGAAACAGAATATGCTCCCGCTAGCTCAGCTCAGTGAAGCCAAGGATTTAGACCAGCTGCAGGAGTTTGTCCTATTCGGATACACTGCGCTGATTGTCGAAGGCATGTGTGAGATGTTGCTGGTGGGTTCTCCGCATGGAGCAGTGCGCTCGATTACTGAGCCGACCTCAGAGGCTTTGCTGCGGGGGCCTCGGATTGGCTTTACCGAGGTGCTCAGTGAGAATACCTCTATGCTGCGGCGCCAAGGGCTTAATAAGAATCTGGAAATGAAAATGGTTGAAGTAGGCAGCGAAATCAAGAAGAACCTGGTTATCGCTTATATGAAAAACATTGTAAATCCTGATCTGCTCCAGGAAGTGAAGGAACGTATCTCCAAAATTGATATGGACTTTATTCTGGAATCCGGCTATGTGGAACAGTTGATCGAGGATGATTATTTAAGCCCGTTTCAGCAGACACAGAATACGGAAAGACCCGATCGGGTAATTGCTTCCTTGTTAGAGGGAAGAGTCGCTATTTTGCTGGATGGCACACCGTTTGCACTCGTTGTTCCAGTGACGTTCAGTATGCTTTTGCAGTCTCCTGAGGATTATTATGAGCGCTGGATTCCGGGTACACTTTTGCGGATACTCCGGTTTTGCGCATCATTTCTGGCTCTGTTGGCTCCGGCGCTGTATATTTCCTTTATCTCCTTTCATCCGGGACTGATTCCTACACAACTGGCGATCTCCATTATCGAAACACGCCAAGGTGTACCCTTTCCTGCATTAATTGAAGTGTTGATTCTGGAAATTTCCATTGAAATCTTGCGTGAAGCTGGAATCCGGCTGCCGAAGCCCATAGGTCCGGCAATGGGGATTGTCGGAGGTCTGATCATTGGAGATGCCGCGGTACAGGCTGGTATTGTGAGTCCGTTTCTGGTAATTGTTGTAGCCGTGACAGCGATCTCTTCGTTTTCCATACCGATGTACAGTGCGGGGATTACTCTCCGGATCTTACGATTCGCAGGCATGTTATTTGCGGCGGTCCTGGGCATGTTCGGAACCATCCTTTTCTTCCTGCTTATTTGCAGTCATCTGACTCGGCTTTCAAGCTTTGGAGTTCCTTACGTCACTCCTATTTCCCCTTTCCGGTTAAGTGACTGGAAGGATTTGTTCGTCCGTGCACCGTTATCAATCATGAAGCGAAGACCGGAGATGCTGAAGACCCAGAAGAAAAAGCGCAGGTCCTAG